A single window of Oceanispirochaeta sp. M1 DNA harbors:
- a CDS encoding YeiH family protein, producing MKSYITLLFGIGVSVGIALISTFLGHTIHFLGSAVIAMFIGMIIRSFFSLPDKIKPGLTFTSKKLLKTAIIFLGGTLSFNQLLSAGTASLQVMIFTLGASFFSAWLVGKYIFNLSFTRRNLIALGTGICGGSAIAALAPVLEADDEDVAYAVSGTFLFDIIMVLLFPLMGQALEMSNLGYGIWSGTAVNDTSSVVAASYAYSREAGDIAVIVKMARTTMLIPIALMLQGIMAIRKRKTSESVASISIAKMIPWFILLFVLMTGLNSLLVFSSDFQRILKSTSAFIITMSLGAIGLNTDIRSLLKAGRPSLILGGIVSLVVVIVSLLVQMALGLI from the coding sequence TTGAAATCATATATAACTTTACTATTCGGGATTGGCGTTTCTGTAGGAATAGCCTTAATATCCACATTCTTAGGTCATACCATTCACTTCCTGGGTTCTGCAGTCATTGCCATGTTTATTGGTATGATAATTCGATCGTTCTTTTCCCTACCGGATAAAATAAAACCCGGTTTAACATTTACCTCAAAAAAGCTGCTTAAAACAGCAATTATCTTTCTGGGGGGAACCTTGAGCTTTAATCAGCTGTTATCAGCTGGAACGGCTTCCCTTCAGGTCATGATTTTCACCCTGGGGGCTTCTTTTTTTTCAGCCTGGCTGGTTGGTAAATACATCTTTAATCTCAGTTTTACACGGCGGAATCTAATTGCACTGGGAACAGGGATCTGCGGGGGGAGTGCTATTGCAGCTCTGGCTCCGGTGCTTGAAGCTGATGATGAGGATGTGGCTTATGCAGTCAGCGGTACTTTTCTTTTTGATATTATCATGGTTCTACTGTTTCCTCTCATGGGACAGGCATTGGAAATGAGCAACCTGGGATATGGTATCTGGTCGGGTACGGCAGTCAATGACACAAGTTCTGTGGTCGCGGCATCCTATGCTTACAGCCGGGAAGCAGGAGATATCGCTGTGATTGTAAAAATGGCCCGTACTACGATGCTTATTCCCATTGCTTTGATGCTGCAGGGCATTATGGCAATCAGAAAAAGAAAAACCAGCGAGTCTGTTGCCTCCATCTCCATTGCTAAGATGATCCCCTGGTTTATACTCTTATTCGTTTTGATGACAGGATTAAATAGTCTCTTAGTATTCTCTTCTGATTTCCAGAGAATACTTAAAAGTACCAGTGCTTTTATTATAACCATGTCCCTGGGGGCCATCGGATTAAACACTGATATCAGGAGTTTGTTAAAGGCCGGAAGACCTTCACTGATTCTAGGCGGGATTGTTTCTCTGGTGGTTGTGATTGTCTCTCTTCTCGTTCAGATGGCTCTCGGCCTCATCTGA
- a CDS encoding metallophosphoesterase produces the protein MNYDIIGDIHGYLDALVALLKKLGYSRKGGSWSHPDRQVIFLGDFIDRGPRQLETITLVRSMMDSGNALSVMGNHEFNAIAWHTPDPENPGEYLRSHDIEKNKNQHKEFLAQLGGNASLHQEIISWFKTLPLYLDLPGLRAVHACWHPSYINYLSPFLTPEKQLPDNQLIQATRKPEKASLDTPEPSLYKAVDALLKGMEAPLPEGVSFTDKDGTLRYRTRINWWDPGATDFRSSDDFGPVFFGHYWFKGEPGLLTDKALCLDYSVAKDGFLAAYRWEGEEVLMKEHLFWV, from the coding sequence ATGAATTACGATATCATCGGTGATATTCACGGATATCTGGATGCACTGGTGGCTCTTCTTAAGAAACTGGGTTATTCCCGGAAAGGGGGAAGCTGGTCACACCCGGACAGACAGGTCATCTTTTTAGGAGATTTTATTGATAGGGGACCCCGGCAATTGGAAACAATCACTTTGGTTCGTTCCATGATGGACTCCGGGAATGCTTTGTCAGTTATGGGAAACCATGAGTTTAACGCCATCGCCTGGCATACACCCGATCCTGAGAATCCCGGTGAGTATTTAAGATCCCATGATATTGAAAAGAACAAGAATCAGCATAAAGAGTTTCTGGCTCAGCTGGGAGGAAATGCGTCCCTTCATCAGGAGATTATTTCCTGGTTTAAGACTCTGCCCCTCTACCTGGACTTGCCGGGGCTGAGAGCAGTCCATGCCTGCTGGCATCCCTCTTATATCAACTACCTGAGCCCCTTTCTGACTCCCGAAAAGCAGCTTCCAGATAATCAACTGATTCAGGCGACCCGTAAACCAGAAAAGGCATCCCTGGATACCCCGGAGCCCAGTCTGTACAAGGCGGTGGATGCTCTCTTAAAAGGAATGGAAGCTCCCTTACCCGAAGGGGTCAGTTTCACTGATAAAGATGGGACCCTGCGCTATAGAACCCGGATCAATTGGTGGGACCCTGGGGCCACAGACTTTCGAAGCTCCGATGATTTTGGTCCTGTGTTTTTTGGTCATTATTGGTTTAAAGGAGAGCCGGGACTGTTAACTGATAAGGCCCTCTGTCTGGATTACAGTGTTGCCAAAGATGGATTTCTAGCCGCCTATCGCTGGGAGGGGGAAGAAGTACTGATGAAGGAACATCTGTTCTGGGTGTGA
- a CDS encoding type II toxin-antitoxin system HigB family toxin: protein MILINERKMLKETKKYNKAGKELEAFKVVLKNCKATCFREFKEQFPSADRVGDKEVEVCIDINRNVYRLIIKNYYGEQRTVFKEFLTHDAYMRKYRS, encoded by the coding sequence GTGATATTGATCAACGAACGGAAGATGCTAAAGGAAACTAAGAAATATAACAAAGCTGGTAAAGAACTGGAAGCATTCAAGGTAGTTCTGAAAAACTGTAAAGCAACTTGTTTCAGAGAGTTTAAGGAGCAGTTCCCTTCCGCAGATCGAGTCGGTGATAAAGAAGTGGAAGTTTGTATTGACATCAACCGCAATGTTTATCGCCTGATTATCAAGAACTATTACGGTGAGCAGAGGACAGTTTTTAAAGAGTTCCTGACTCATGATGCTTATATGAGAAAATATCGGAGCTAA
- a CDS encoding GntR family transcriptional regulator, giving the protein MLLEELKNEIVNQKKYRRVYDYIKIFIDQNKFTLNNKLPSENFLCSKFSVSRETVRLAMKILRDEGRIYSVKGSGTFFDRNYALKENGPEDRSKIQIGFITQGYDYNTSSNLVRGIKHSLNKDSIELKIFITDNKLSNERSCLKSCSTGFDGLIVDGVKASIMNPNLDCYSLIDKKNTRLIFFNNYYMGSPYPRVTIDDAQCADELVRRLTENGHRHIAGIFMYDNYQGQEKYNGFMRNIIKYDAVFKDEYVKWCVSDESFNKKSFPGTLWKFIKSLPRVTAIVCCNYMVLNMIMEIFAEKGISVPGDYSVVGFDYSGSDWKERKITASIHPGFEMGVKVGQNILKMVDDPDFRNHDYSYVFPPHINEGESIRNLKE; this is encoded by the coding sequence GTGCTTCTGGAAGAACTGAAAAATGAAATTGTAAACCAGAAAAAATACCGCAGGGTTTATGACTACATAAAAATATTTATAGATCAAAATAAATTTACTCTCAACAACAAGCTCCCTTCAGAAAATTTCCTCTGCAGCAAATTTTCAGTCAGCAGAGAGACCGTTCGTCTGGCCATGAAGATCTTACGGGATGAAGGGAGGATCTACTCGGTTAAAGGGAGCGGAACTTTTTTTGACAGAAACTATGCCCTGAAGGAGAACGGCCCCGAGGACAGATCTAAAATTCAGATAGGATTTATTACCCAGGGATATGATTACAATACGAGTTCGAACCTTGTCCGGGGCATCAAGCATTCATTGAATAAGGATTCCATAGAACTGAAGATATTCATTACCGACAACAAACTGTCCAATGAACGCAGCTGTCTTAAATCCTGCTCTACAGGTTTTGACGGATTGATAGTAGACGGCGTCAAGGCCAGTATCATGAATCCCAATCTTGACTGCTACTCCCTGATAGACAAGAAGAATACAAGGCTTATCTTTTTTAACAACTACTATATGGGCTCACCCTACCCCAGGGTGACGATTGACGATGCCCAATGTGCTGATGAACTGGTCCGCAGACTCACGGAAAACGGACACAGACACATTGCCGGTATCTTTATGTATGATAACTACCAGGGACAGGAAAAATACAACGGTTTTATGCGCAATATCATCAAATACGACGCTGTCTTCAAGGATGAGTATGTCAAATGGTGTGTCTCTGACGAAAGTTTTAATAAAAAGAGCTTCCCCGGGACCCTATGGAAATTCATAAAGAGTCTCCCCCGGGTCACGGCCATTGTCTGCTGCAATTACATGGTTCTGAATATGATAATGGAAATATTCGCAGAAAAGGGAATCTCCGTACCAGGTGATTATTCTGTTGTAGGTTTTGACTATTCCGGCTCTGACTGGAAGGAACGGAAAATCACTGCATCCATTCACCCCGGATTTGAAATGGGAGTGAAAGTCGGACAGAATATACTGAAAATGGTTGATGATCCCGACTTCAGAAATCATGACTATTCCTATGTATTTCCTCCCCATATCAATGAGGGAGAATCGATTCGAAATCTTAAGGAGTAG
- a CDS encoding zinc-ribbon domain-containing protein, whose translation MVCPDCNGTLKGAGTLYSCSECGISWEILFKCEVCMNTVTQMSSCGSVSFFCDTCKHLKSRESMNKEFIRKG comes from the coding sequence ATGGTTTGTCCTGATTGTAATGGAACACTCAAGGGTGCCGGTACTCTATACAGCTGCAGTGAATGCGGTATTTCTTGGGAGATCTTGTTTAAATGTGAAGTCTGTATGAATACTGTGACTCAAATGTCCAGCTGCGGGTCTGTCAGCTTTTTCTGCGACACATGCAAGCATCTGAAATCACGGGAGTCTATGAATAAAGAATTTATCAGGAAAGGATGA
- a CDS encoding methyl-accepting chemotaxis protein, whose product MNIKTQFRLGIITVPAVANSLLLLLMYNQFLKTGTGQVLIIIIVQAILTPLVLNIVLNSKVRLFDNASIPSINEKESYENFLSTISSSPLKILLIFLLSSLLNIGIISIYLMNFTDVNGIYVAVFSGLVQACFMLSAGLSYILLDNLIVHFLSEANLFICSDTMLLKRQKSKHIIIPSFMTLMSLLFASSLTFLIFLSHGNAQMESIDLLKSIIIKSAPYTIVFIAVAISLVLIWAKNSSLLYKIVNDRLAEMVSDEKDLTKRINISSVDELATMSHRINKFSDLICDHLKKTGQMFGSMKSYQNSLFENITKSSESVHEIGEGINNLTATIENEYESVKAALHTGQSLGENLDKIVNKVEMQSESVTESSAAVEEMIASIREVSQRTSKVKIKTKEITGVFSEGQEKIDLTVSSVSNVVEFSKSLIEINSLISGIAAQTNLLAMNAAIEAAHAGNAGKGFSVVADEIRKLAENTAIHTKTSSVNLRKILSEIDISRKVAEETGKIFSEMKDGIEIIDNETVSITESMVEHDVANKQVLDQLMNTKEMTENLNTLTATISEQGKSMQDALTLLENNSSHSFENCKEISRKNATVSENVGELISITQKTDDISNKTMDLVKSFKVE is encoded by the coding sequence ATGAATATAAAAACCCAATTCAGATTAGGCATAATTACAGTACCGGCAGTGGCAAACAGCCTGCTGTTACTCCTGATGTATAATCAGTTTTTAAAAACCGGCACAGGTCAAGTCCTGATCATCATCATTGTTCAGGCAATTCTGACACCACTTGTTTTAAATATAGTTTTAAATAGCAAAGTCAGACTCTTTGATAATGCTTCCATACCATCTATTAATGAGAAAGAGTCCTATGAAAACTTTCTATCTACAATAAGTTCTTCACCCTTAAAAATCCTTTTAATATTTCTTCTGTCGAGCTTATTAAATATCGGGATTATCTCAATCTATCTGATGAATTTTACAGATGTGAACGGAATTTATGTTGCTGTCTTCTCAGGCCTGGTTCAGGCCTGTTTTATGCTGAGCGCCGGACTCTCTTATATACTCCTGGATAACCTGATCGTGCACTTTCTTTCAGAAGCAAACCTATTCATCTGCTCAGACACTATGCTTCTTAAAAGACAAAAGAGTAAACATATTATTATCCCATCGTTTATGACTCTCATGTCACTCCTGTTTGCATCCTCATTAACCTTCCTGATATTTCTGAGTCATGGAAATGCTCAGATGGAGAGCATTGATTTATTGAAAAGTATTATTATAAAGTCCGCACCCTATACTATCGTCTTTATTGCTGTGGCCATATCTCTTGTCCTTATCTGGGCTAAAAACTCATCTCTCCTCTATAAAATTGTGAATGACAGACTTGCCGAAATGGTCTCTGACGAAAAAGATCTGACTAAGAGGATAAATATATCATCAGTAGATGAGCTTGCCACAATGAGTCATCGAATAAACAAATTCAGTGACTTAATCTGTGATCATTTAAAAAAAACCGGCCAAATGTTCGGCAGCATGAAATCCTATCAGAACAGTCTGTTTGAAAACATTACAAAATCCTCGGAGAGTGTTCATGAAATCGGTGAAGGCATAAACAATCTGACAGCGACCATTGAGAATGAATACGAGAGTGTAAAGGCTGCCCTTCATACAGGACAGTCTCTTGGAGAGAACCTCGATAAGATTGTAAACAAGGTTGAGATGCAGTCAGAAAGTGTCACAGAATCATCTGCTGCGGTAGAAGAGATGATAGCCTCCATCCGGGAGGTATCACAGCGGACATCGAAAGTTAAAATCAAGACAAAAGAGATTACAGGAGTCTTTAGTGAGGGTCAGGAGAAAATTGATCTCACAGTATCGTCTGTCTCCAATGTGGTTGAATTCTCAAAGAGTCTTATTGAGATCAACTCCCTTATATCGGGCATTGCAGCCCAGACCAACCTGCTGGCCATGAATGCAGCCATTGAAGCGGCTCATGCAGGAAATGCAGGAAAAGGATTTTCGGTTGTTGCTGACGAAATCCGGAAACTGGCTGAAAATACAGCCATCCATACCAAAACAAGCAGTGTGAACCTTAGAAAAATATTAAGCGAGATAGATATCTCCCGGAAAGTAGCCGAAGAGACTGGTAAGATATTCTCTGAGATGAAAGATGGAATTGAAATTATTGATAATGAGACCGTTTCCATCACTGAATCCATGGTAGAACATGATGTAGCAAACAAGCAGGTACTCGATCAGCTGATGAACACTAAAGAGATGACAGAAAACCTGAATACCCTGACTGCCACCATCTCAGAACAGGGAAAAAGCATGCAGGATGCTCTCACATTGCTTGAAAACAACTCAAGCCACTCCTTTGAAAACTGTAAAGAGATCAGCAGGAAGAATGCAACAGTCAGTGAGAATGTAGGTGAATTGATATCAATCACACAGAAAACTGATGACATAAGTAATAAGACGATGGATCTTGTAAAGTCATTCAAGGTTGAATAG
- a CDS encoding 3'-5' exonuclease: MGTGKVRISTLHSSKGLDMPVVLLFLPHLILPQQNLDAEASHQLKKNLLYVSMTRTMDLLNVFRKDEIDEPILQEIKKAFEA, from the coding sequence ATGGGCACAGGGAAGGTCAGGATATCCACCCTCCACTCCAGCAAGGGGTTGGACATGCCGGTAGTCCTTCTCTTCCTCCCCCACCTCATCCTGCCCCAACAGAACCTGGACGCGGAAGCCTCTCATCAGCTCAAGAAGAACCTGCTGTATGTCAGCATGACACGGACCATGGACCTGTTGAATGTGTTTAGGAAGGATGAGATTGATGAACCGATCCTGCAGGAGATAAAGAAGGCCTTTGAGGCTTGA
- a CDS encoding type II toxin-antitoxin system HigA family antitoxin, whose amino-acid sequence MIAVQEKVQFSKEIAKFEIKNEEQAIQTEELLEEVLEAVAEGNEDLRAFMGFLEYELEKYKTTLIEKKATGAEVLIFLMKQHGHVQKDLSYLISRSTISELLNGKREFTTEHMKKLGEFYRVSPAVFMCNSQGN is encoded by the coding sequence ATGATAGCAGTACAAGAGAAAGTACAGTTCAGTAAAGAGATTGCAAAGTTTGAAATAAAAAATGAGGAACAAGCTATCCAGACTGAAGAACTACTGGAAGAGGTTCTGGAAGCTGTCGCTGAAGGAAATGAAGATCTCCGAGCTTTCATGGGTTTCCTTGAGTATGAGCTGGAAAAATATAAAACGACTCTGATTGAAAAAAAAGCTACAGGTGCAGAGGTCTTGATTTTTTTGATGAAACAGCACGGACATGTGCAGAAAGATCTAAGTTATCTAATCTCAAGATCAACTATAAGTGAGCTTCTGAATGGGAAGAGAGAATTCACAACAGAGCATATGAAGAAATTGGGTGAGTTCTATAGAGTATCTCCCGCGGTGTTCATGTGCAACAGCCAAGGTAATTAA
- a CDS encoding LysR family transcriptional regulator produces MILSIQFETFLRVAETLNFTKGGNQLGLTQSAVSQQIRYLEDHWGTPLFLRKGRGVELTEAGAFMYSKGKQIEQLSQRMTQKLGGYKQGRRSFRIGATLTVGEYIIPPVIAALKQKEAQYDLFLDIGNTAAIIDQLAKGVLDCAVVEGLFDKTAFKYITLQQDEMVFVYSPLEEMPETIGRGDLKKMILREEGSGTYEYFRDYLKKNSIILEEDSIMMRVGSLTAIKSMVISGMGYTIISREAVKEELSDGRLATRPLLWGPLIRDLTLVYTDSSPYFFVEELQTVAAGMNNSI; encoded by the coding sequence ATGATATTAAGTATTCAGTTTGAAACTTTTTTGAGAGTGGCTGAAACTCTGAATTTTACAAAGGGAGGAAATCAATTAGGGCTAACACAGTCGGCTGTATCTCAACAGATACGCTACCTGGAGGATCATTGGGGGACCCCTTTATTCCTGCGTAAAGGTCGGGGAGTAGAATTAACAGAGGCCGGGGCATTCATGTATTCCAAAGGAAAACAGATAGAGCAATTATCCCAGAGGATGACTCAGAAATTGGGAGGCTACAAACAGGGGCGGCGCTCATTTCGAATAGGCGCAACCCTGACTGTGGGTGAATATATAATTCCTCCGGTCATTGCAGCCCTTAAGCAAAAGGAAGCTCAGTATGATTTATTTTTAGACATAGGAAATACGGCTGCCATTATAGACCAGCTGGCCAAAGGTGTTCTGGATTGTGCCGTGGTGGAAGGCTTATTTGATAAAACAGCGTTTAAATATATTACCCTTCAGCAGGACGAAATGGTGTTTGTCTATTCACCCCTGGAAGAGATGCCCGAGACAATAGGCCGGGGGGATCTGAAGAAGATGATTCTGCGGGAAGAAGGATCGGGAACATATGAATATTTCAGGGATTACCTGAAAAAGAATTCCATTATTCTTGAAGAAGATTCAATAATGATGAGAGTGGGAAGTCTGACTGCCATCAAATCCATGGTTATCTCTGGAATGGGTTATACCATAATCAGCAGGGAGGCCGTGAAAGAGGAGCTCTCAGATGGCCGTTTAGCGACCCGGCCACTCCTATGGGGTCCCCTCATCAGAGACCTGACACTGGTCTATACCGATTCATCACCCTATTTTTTTGTAGAAGAATTACAGACTGTTGCTGCCGGGATGAACAATTCAATTTAA